A genomic window from Salvia splendens isolate huo1 chromosome 11, SspV2, whole genome shotgun sequence includes:
- the LOC121756156 gene encoding monooxygenase 2-like, translating into MEVEGRIEEQDILIVGGGIAGLTTALGLHRLGIRSLVLESSDELRSTGFALTMWTNAWIALDALGIGDAMRAKSLPIQGFQVGCLDSSSSHTDFKLGQFESRCVKRTDLLELLERELPRESVRYSSKIVNIQESGNFKLVHLAHGSVYRAKALLGCDGVNSMVAKWMGLKSPISAGRAAIRGYVVYPEGHGFEPKLYAYFGGGVRLGFAPCDDKGVYWFCTFTPSLFKYDESERDPVKMKQFVMSKISTAHNHVLDVVERTELDSVSLAHLKFRSPWDILFGNIVKKGVCVLGDALHPMTPDLGQGACSAIEDSVVLARCLGEALSEVGDEEDYVKMEKGLDWFGRERRWRSFSLVSTAYVVGILQETDNRFVSFFRKMFLSKFTVEPFVRMADFDCGNLHLTST; encoded by the exons ATGGAAGTGGAAGGTAGGATCGAGGAGCAAGATATTCTGATAGTTGGAGGCGGCATTGCTGGGCTTACTACAGCTCTTGGCCTGCACAG GTTGGGCATCCGGAGTCTGGTTTTGGAGTCGTCTGATGAATTAAGATCCACGGGCTTCGCCCTCACCATGTGGACGAATGCGTGGATAGCTCTAGATGCTCTTGGAATCGGGGACGCCATGAGGGCCAAATCTCTCCCAATTCAAGG TTTTCAAGTCGGTTGCTTGGATTCCAGCTCTTCCCACACAGATTTCAAGCT TGGCCAGTTTGAGAGCAGATGTGTGAAAAGAACAGATTTACTGGAACTTCTAGAGAGAGAATTGCCACGGGAGAGTGTGAGATATTCTTCCAAGATTGTTAACATTCAGGAATCTGGTAACTTCAAACTAGTTCATCTTGCACATGGCTCTGTTTACCGAGCTAAG gcaTTGCTGGGATGTGATGGAGTGAATTCAATGGTGGCAAAATGGATGGGGCTCAAGAGTCCAATCAGCGCTGGGCGAGCAGCCATCAGAGGCTACGTGGTGTATCCAGAAGGCCATGGCTTCGAGCCGAAGCTCTATGCCTACTTTGGTGGAGGCGTGCGCCTTGGTTTTGCACCTTGTGATGACAAGGGCGTATACTGGTTCTGCACTTTCACTCCATCACTATTCAAAT ATGATGAGAGCGAGCGTGATCCCGTGAAAATGAAGCAGTTTGTGATGAGTAAAATCAGCACTGCACACAACCATGTGTTGGATGTAGTAGAGAGGACGGAGCTAGATAGCGTCTCATTGGCGCATCTAAAGTTTAGATCGCCATGGGACATTTTGTTTGGAAACATTGTGAAGAAGGGTGTGTGTGTGCTCGGGGATGCCTTGCATCCGATGACTCCGGACTTAGGTCAAGGAGCATGTTCTGCTATAGAGGATTCCGTGGTTCTTGCAAGGTGTCTGGGCGAAGCTCTATCTGAAGTGGGTGACGAGGAGGACTACGTGAAAATGGAGAAAGGGTTGGACTGGTTCGGGAGAGAGAGGAGATGGAGAAGCTTTAGTCTTGTCAGTACAGCATATGTTGTTGGTATCTTGCAAGAGACTGATAACAGATTTGTGTCCTTTTTCAGGAAGATGTTTTTGTCCAAGTTTACTGTTGAGCCTTTTGTTAGAATGGCTGATTTTGATTGTGGAAACTTACATCTTACTTCTACTTAG